The DNA sequence CCATCCACAGGTAGACAGCCGGGATGACAAACAGCGTAAACAGCGTCCCGATGGTCATACCGCTGGCGATCACGAGTCCCATCGCGAAGCGGGATCCGGCGCCTGCTCCCGTCGCAATCAACAGCGGCACCATACCCAGGACGGTTGCGGCGGTAGTCATCAGAATAGGCCGCAAACGAATCGATGTCGCTTCCTCGATTGCGTCGCGTTTGTTCCTGCCTTCCTGTTGAAGCTGATTGGCAAACTCAACGATCAGAATGCCGTGTTTGGCAATCAGACCAATCAGCGCCAGCAGCCCAACCTGAGTGTAAATGTTGATACTGGTCAGCCCTATGCTAATAAAGATAAGGGCGCCACAAATACTCATCGGCACGGTGACCATGATAATCAGGCTATCCCGGAACGACTCGAACTGAGCCGCCAATACCAGGAAAATCACCAATAGCGCAAAGAAGAAGGTAACCACCAGTTGCTGCCCTTCTTGCTTGAGCTGCCTCGATTGACCGGCATAATCAACACTGAAGCCTTCAGGCATAACTTCAGACGCAATACGATCAAGCTCGCCCAAGGCATCCCCGAACGCGACGCCCGGCATCGGTACGCCACTGATGGTAACCGCGTTCAACTGCTGAAAGCCGTTTAGTGACCGAGGCTGAACCGAAGACTCAAGTGTTACCAAGGATGAGAGCGGTACCAGCTCCCCTTCGCGGTTACGCGTGTAATAGTCCTCCAGCTGACTCGGATTCAACCGTTCAGATCGTTCAACCTGGGGAATAACCCGGTAAGAGCGGTTATCCAGTGAGAAACGACCCACATAGCCGCCGCCGGTCAAGCTGCCGAGGTCCGCAGCCGCCCGCTGCATATCGACCCCCATCAGCGCGGCTTTCTCGCGATCAATTTCCACTGTTTCACGAGGGCGGTCAATCTTCAGGTCGCTGTCAATAAAGATGAACTTACCGCTTTGTTGGGCCTGCTGGACGATCTCATCGACCACTTCGTCCATCACCTGGTAGGGCTGGGTTGAGCCGACCACAAACTGGATGGGCGGACCACCGCCCCCCGGTGAAGGCAGAGAAGGCGGCACGGTAGCAAACACATTCACACCCGGCAGATTATTCAGGAACGGTTGTATATCGTTCTGCAGAATCTCGTCCGTACTGCGCTCCCGCTGGTCCCAGGGCGCCATAACAAAACCCGCAATGCCGACATTAGTGCCACTGGTGCCATTGATGATAAACAGATTTTCCAGCTCGGGAATATCTTCCATCAACTGTTCAATATGCCGGGTATTGATTTCCAGATAGTCGAGAGTAGCGTAGGCGTCAGCGGTCGCCTGGGAGAAGACAAACCCTTGATCCTCCGCCGGCTCAAGCTCGGCCCGACTGGAAACGAACAGGAAATAACAGGACACAAGAATGATGGCGGCAAATACCAGAACCACTGGCATGCTGTTCAGAGTGCCGTGAAGTGTGCGCTGGTAACGCCCGCGTAACTTCTCAAAACGATCGTCCAGCCAGACTTCCAGCTTTGGACGCTCACCACCCGCGTCCCTTGAGCGCAAAATCTTCGAGCACATCATCGGCGACAGTGTGAGCGCCACGACCCCTGAGAGCACCACCGTTGACGCCAGGGTAAAGGCAAATTCAACGAACAGCACCCCTGTCAGGCCACCCACAAAGCCCAAAGGAATAAACACCGCCACCAGTGTCGTCGACATGGCCACAATGGGCCAGGCCAGTTGCTGGGCGCCCAGCAGGGAGGCATCCAGACGTGACATGCCCTCTTCCACGTGACGCTGAATGTTCTCCAGCATGATGATCGCGTCGTCCACGACGATACCGATCGCCAGCACCATGGCCAACAGTGTCAACAGGTTAATGGAGAAACCCAGAATCCACATGAGGAAGAAAGTGCCCACCAGGGAAAGCGGTACAGCCACAGCCGGCACGATGACACTGCGCACCGACCCGAGAAAGGCGTAAATCACCAACACCACAATGATCAGTGCGAGAACAATGGTGATGACCACCTCGTCAATCGCGCTCTCGATATACTCTGTGGAATCGTAGGGAATATCGGCGCTCAACCCCTCTGGTAGCTCAGGAATAATATCGTTATCCCAGACGTCGCGCACCCGGGCAATCACATCTAGCGCGTTGGAGTCCGGGGAAATTTCAATGCCGATGAAGGTCGCCGCTTCACCATTGAAACTGACCGATGAGTCGTAGCTCTCGGCCCCGAGCTCTACCTTTGCCACATCCCGCAGCCGCACAATGCTGTCGCCATTGGAGCTGACCACCAGGTTTTCAAATGCTTCTACACTGCGCAAATCAGTACCGGCATTCAGGTCAATCGCCACCATCTGCCCTTTGGTGCGACCCAATGCGGCCAGCACGTTGTTGGCCCGCAGTGCTGTCGATACTTCCGACCCGGTCAGCCCAAAAGCCGCCATCTGCTGTGGATCGAGCCAGATACGCATCGCAAACGTCCGGGCACCCAGTATTCGGGCACGCTGTACCCCCTGAATGGTCGCCAGCTGTGGTTCGACCACCCGCACCAGGTAGTCGGTAATCTGGTTGTTATCCAGAAGATCACTATAAAAGGACAGATACATGGCGGCCGTATCTTGCCCCACTGACAGGGTTACGACCGGATCTTCGGCATTCTCTGGCAGCTGTGAACGCAGCGCGTTGACCTGAGCGGCAATCTGGGTCAAGGCCTCATTCGGGTCATAATCCAGGCGCAGAAAGGCCTGGACGCTGCTCACTCCGGCCGAAGAGGTGGATTTGACGTAGTCGATCCCTTCCGCCGCGGCCACTTCCCGCTCCATGGGCTTGGTGATAAAACCCTGGATCAGGTCGGCATCGGCGCCAATATAGGTCGTCGACACGGTAACCACCGCGTTCTTGATTTCCGGGAATTGGCGAACATTGAGATCAAATCCGGCACGCGCGCCCAGTAACAATAAAAACAGGCTGACCACTGTCGCCAGCACTGGCTTGCGGATAAATGCATCTGTAAACCGCATTGTGTAGCTCTCCTTAAGGCTGGCCTATTATTCGTTAACAGTGTCGGGGCTCTGTTCAGACGATGGCTGCAATGCGGGGTCATCATTGATATTCACCAAGGCATTGTTGCTCAACTTGAGCAGCCCTGAGGTAGCGATTTGCTCACCGACCGCCAGCCCATCGACAACCTCTACGAGATCTCCTCGTTGTTCGCCAGTTTTGATGAAACGACGCTTGACGCGAGTTTTATCTTCCTCATCAGAGTAAACGACGTACACGGAATTACCGTAGGGATCGAACTGTACTGCTGTTTGGGGCAGCACTTTCACTTCTCGAGGCTCCCCCATGGTCAGCGATACCCGACCAAACATTCCCGGACGCAGCTTCTGCTCTGGATTTTCCAGCGTCGCCTGGACCGTAAAGCTGCGAGTGGCTTCGTTGATTGAAGGCTCAATGGCCGTTACTTCACCTGTGAATGTGTCATTGCTGTAAGCATCCACACGAACACTCACTGGCTGCTGTACAGAAACCGTGGCAAGCTCTCGGGCAGGCAAAGTGAACTGCAGATAAATGGGATCCAGCGCCTGGACCGCCACCACCGGACTGCCCGCCGACACATACTGACCGACATTCACCTGACGTATACCCGACAACCCTGCAAAAGGCGCACGGATCATTTTCTGACGAATACGGGCCTTCTGTGCCTCCAGCGAGGCCTGAGCCTGCTGCGCTTCACTCTGCCGTCGCTGCAATTCCGACTCGGAACTGTTGCCCTCCTCAAATAACCGCTGATAGCGCTGCAAATCCAGTGACGCCAACCGCTCTGCGGCTTCAAGGCGCTTGAGTTCGGCTCGATCAGTCTCAGTATCCAGGGATACCAGTAGTTGACCCTCTTCCACCGGTTCACCATTCTCAAAGTGTACTTCGGTGACAATCCCACCCACTTCGGTAGTCAGCTGTGCGCCATTCACCGCTCTGAACGACCCCACGGCCGTTGTTGAACGGCTCCAGGTCAAAGCCTCAACCTCAGAGGCGGTGGTGGCAATGGCCTGCTCCGGCATGTTGGCAAAATACTGGCCCATCATGTAATTGCCGAACGCCTTCCAGCCAAAGATGAGACCGAAAGCAATGCTTACAGCCACCAGCATTATGATCATTCGTTTGGTCATGCGTGTGCTCCCTCTACTCCTGAATCGCGCGTCGCGAAGGTATCTGGACTCTGAAACGTAGCCTGTTCCGGAGCCTGGTTTGCCGGCACCGGAGCATTCAGTGAAACCCTGGAAAAGCTCTGTTGAACCCTGTAGCCGAACGGATACGCGGGGGTGGGCTCTTTAGATGTGGGCAAAGCTTACAACAGAGGCCTGCAAAGGTACACGGTTGTTACAGAATCTTACATTCCCGCGCTGGCGGCTACGCGGTGTCACTGGATCACTTGCATCTTTTTACACACCAGATTACTGTATATATAAACAGTATTTAATTGAAGTGTAACCATGAGCTATGCCGAACTCGTCTGCCAGAGCAATTTCTCCTTCCTGGAGGGCGCCTCTCATCCTGAAGAACTGATGAACCGGGCCGACGAACTGGGCTACCGGGCCCTGGCGCTGACCGACGAGTGTTCGGTGGCCGGTGTGGTGCGCGCCTACGCCGAGCACCGCCGGCTGGGCTCAGAGAGCCGCCTGATCGTCGGCAGTCGGTTGCGCCTGCCCCCCGGCCTGGACCTGGTGCTGCTCTGCCCGACCCGCCAGGCCTATGCCGAGCTTTGCCGGATCATCAGTAACGCCCGACGGCGAAGCCCCAAGGGACAGTACCAACTGGAGAAGTGGGACCTGAAATCCATCCAGCACGGGTTGTTGTTATGGCTGCCCTGCGGCGATAGCACACTGGACCAGCGCTGGGGTCAGTGGCTGAAAAAGCACCACGAGGGCCGGCTCTGGCTGGGTGTGCGGCGCCACCTGACGCACCGGGAGCACCGGATGATGGCCCAGTGCGAGCAGCTCGGTCAGGATCTGGCTCTGCCCTTGTGCGCCTGCGGTGAAGTGCTGATGCACCGGGCTGAACGACTGCCCCTACAACAGGTGCTCACCGCCATTCGGCTGGGCACCACCGTTGCCAAAGCCGGCCGCAAGCTCTGCCCCAATGCCGAACGGAGCCTGCGCAGTCACGCCAAACTGGAAAAACTGTTCAAACCCGAGTGGCTGGCCGAAACCTGCCGTATCGCCGAGCGCTGCACCTTTGATCTGGGCGAGCTGCGTTACGAGTACCCGGCGGAACTCGTCCCCCCGGGGCAAACGCCCTTCTCTTATCTGTGTGAGCTGGTCGAACAGGGCGTTCAGAAACGGTTCCCCGAAGGGCCCGACGACACGGTCAGAGCGACCATCGACAAGGAACTGGATCTGATCGACAGCCTCGGCTACGCGCACTTCTTTCTGACCATCCACGATCTGGTCGTCTTTGCTCAAAGTCGCGGTATTCTGTATCAGGGGCGGGGCTCAGCCGCCAACTCGGTGGTCTGTTACTGCCTGGAAATCACCGCCGTCGACCCGAGGCACATCAAAGTCCTGTTTGAGCGTTTTCTGTCCAAAGAGCGCAATGAACCGCCGGACATTGATGTGGACTTCGAACACGAACGGCGCGAAGAAGTGATCCAGTACATCTATGAAAAATACGGGCGCCCCCGGGCAGCCCTGGCCGCTACCGTTATCCGCTACCGGTTCAAAAGTGCGCTGCGGGATGTGGGCAAGGCACTCGGTATCGGCGAATCCCACCTGGATTTCCTGATTCGCAACATCAACCGGCGGGACCGGGACAGCCAGTGGGAGCAGCAGGTAAGCGATATTGGCCTGGACCCGGAGTCCGGAATCGCCCAGCAACTGGTGCAACTAGTCAATGAGCTGCGCGGTTTTCCCCGCCACCTGTCGCAACATGTGGGGGGCTTTGTCATTTCCTCGGGCCCGCTCTACGAACTGGTCCCCATCGAAAATGCCGCCATGACCGAGCGCACGGTCATCCAGTGGGACAAAGATGACATTGAAACCCTCGGATTGCTGAAGGTGGATGTTCTGGCATTGGGTATGCTCACCGCCCTGCGTAAAAGTTTTGATCTGGTCCGCCAGCACTGGGGCCGCTCACTGAGCCTTTCCGAGCTGACCGGCGCCATGGACGACCCGGCGGTTTACCGGTTGATTCAGAAAGCCGATACGGTGGGACTGTTTCAGATTGAATCCCGGGCTCAGATGTCCATGCTGCCACGCCTGAGGCCGGCCTGCTATTACGATCTGGTGATCCAGATTGCCATTGTCCGGCCCGGTCCGATTCAGGGCGGCATGGTCCACCCCTATCTGAAACGCCGCAATAAAGAAGAGGGCGTGGACTACCCCTCCGAGGAAGTCAGAGGCGTTCTGGAGCGCACTCTGGGGGTACCGATTTTTCAGGAGCAGGTCATCCAACTGGCCATGGTGGCCGCCGGATTCACCGGCGGGGAAGCCGATCAGTTGCGGCGCGCCATGGCGGCCTGGAAGAAAACCGG is a window from the Marinimicrobium koreense genome containing:
- a CDS encoding efflux RND transporter permease subunit — its product is MRFTDAFIRKPVLATVVSLFLLLLGARAGFDLNVRQFPEIKNAVVTVSTTYIGADADLIQGFITKPMEREVAAAEGIDYVKSTSSAGVSSVQAFLRLDYDPNEALTQIAAQVNALRSQLPENAEDPVVTLSVGQDTAAMYLSFYSDLLDNNQITDYLVRVVEPQLATIQGVQRARILGARTFAMRIWLDPQQMAAFGLTGSEVSTALRANNVLAALGRTKGQMVAIDLNAGTDLRSVEAFENLVVSSNGDSIVRLRDVAKVELGAESYDSSVSFNGEAATFIGIEISPDSNALDVIARVRDVWDNDIIPELPEGLSADIPYDSTEYIESAIDEVVITIVLALIIVVLVIYAFLGSVRSVIVPAVAVPLSLVGTFFLMWILGFSINLLTLLAMVLAIGIVVDDAIIMLENIQRHVEEGMSRLDASLLGAQQLAWPIVAMSTTLVAVFIPLGFVGGLTGVLFVEFAFTLASTVVLSGVVALTLSPMMCSKILRSRDAGGERPKLEVWLDDRFEKLRGRYQRTLHGTLNSMPVVLVFAAIILVSCYFLFVSSRAELEPAEDQGFVFSQATADAYATLDYLEINTRHIEQLMEDIPELENLFIINGTSGTNVGIAGFVMAPWDQRERSTDEILQNDIQPFLNNLPGVNVFATVPPSLPSPGGGGPPIQFVVGSTQPYQVMDEVVDEIVQQAQQSGKFIFIDSDLKIDRPRETVEIDREKAALMGVDMQRAAADLGSLTGGGYVGRFSLDNRSYRVIPQVERSERLNPSQLEDYYTRNREGELVPLSSLVTLESSVQPRSLNGFQQLNAVTISGVPMPGVAFGDALGELDRIASEVMPEGFSVDYAGQSRQLKQEGQQLVVTFFFALLVIFLVLAAQFESFRDSLIIMVTVPMSICGALIFISIGLTSINIYTQVGLLALIGLIAKHGILIVEFANQLQQEGRNKRDAIEEATSIRLRPILMTTAATVLGMVPLLIATGAGAGSRFAMGLVIASGMTIGTLFTLFVIPAVYLWMARDYHGEADPA
- a CDS encoding efflux RND transporter periplasmic adaptor subunit encodes the protein MTKRMIIMLVAVSIAFGLIFGWKAFGNYMMGQYFANMPEQAIATTASEVEALTWSRSTTAVGSFRAVNGAQLTTEVGGIVTEVHFENGEPVEEGQLLVSLDTETDRAELKRLEAAERLASLDLQRYQRLFEEGNSSESELQRRQSEAQQAQASLEAQKARIRQKMIRAPFAGLSGIRQVNVGQYVSAGSPVVAVQALDPIYLQFTLPARELATVSVQQPVSVRVDAYSNDTFTGEVTAIEPSINEATRSFTVQATLENPEQKLRPGMFGRVSLTMGEPREVKVLPQTAVQFDPYGNSVYVVYSDEEDKTRVKRRFIKTGEQRGDLVEVVDGLAVGEQIATSGLLKLSNNALVNINDDPALQPSSEQSPDTVNE
- a CDS encoding error-prone DNA polymerase; the encoded protein is MSYAELVCQSNFSFLEGASHPEELMNRADELGYRALALTDECSVAGVVRAYAEHRRLGSESRLIVGSRLRLPPGLDLVLLCPTRQAYAELCRIISNARRRSPKGQYQLEKWDLKSIQHGLLLWLPCGDSTLDQRWGQWLKKHHEGRLWLGVRRHLTHREHRMMAQCEQLGQDLALPLCACGEVLMHRAERLPLQQVLTAIRLGTTVAKAGRKLCPNAERSLRSHAKLEKLFKPEWLAETCRIAERCTFDLGELRYEYPAELVPPGQTPFSYLCELVEQGVQKRFPEGPDDTVRATIDKELDLIDSLGYAHFFLTIHDLVVFAQSRGILYQGRGSAANSVVCYCLEITAVDPRHIKVLFERFLSKERNEPPDIDVDFEHERREEVIQYIYEKYGRPRAALAATVIRYRFKSALRDVGKALGIGESHLDFLIRNINRRDRDSQWEQQVSDIGLDPESGIAQQLVQLVNELRGFPRHLSQHVGGFVISSGPLYELVPIENAAMTERTVIQWDKDDIETLGLLKVDVLALGMLTALRKSFDLVRQHWGRSLSLSELTGAMDDPAVYRLIQKADTVGLFQIESRAQMSMLPRLRPACYYDLVIQIAIVRPGPIQGGMVHPYLKRRNKEEGVDYPSEEVRGVLERTLGVPIFQEQVIQLAMVAAGFTGGEADQLRRAMAAWKKTGELEKFHDKLVDGMVARGYTNEYAERIYQQICGFGEYGFPESHSASFALLAYASAWLKHHYPEAFYTALLNSHPMGFYSPSQLIQDARRHGLEVRPVCVNRSERDHGLEKTDQGWAIRLGFRLVKGLSEAGMTQLVAQPRQSEERRFQQVSQLKADGFSQRDLEALASANALHDLSDNRYQTRWALMDQSHSLPLFAHLDEPDKAAEPEADYLTAPSELDNLVEDYASTGLTLNRHPITLLDEAGAIGRFTRAKDLCTREHKSMVAVAGVVTGRQSPGTAAGVTFITLEDDTGNSNVVVWLATARAQKQAYLTARLLKVHGILEREGEVTHVIAGRLEDLSHRLDALSTRSRDFH